Proteins from one Haloarchaeobius litoreus genomic window:
- a CDS encoding TMEM165/GDT1 family protein, which produces MTGFAEIVVVAFVAQLAVLPGEKVQFIIAGLSARYHPLVVVSAAATAFAGWTALEILFGEFLLRVLPGVYLDVFTGTLFLVFAGLLLHSMPEDGDRSFDSIGTGDEDGVETDGGVLRSVEGLDETRTVFGYELPASLAAWFPIFGMMAAGEFGDKTQLVTIGLAAQYGATPAIWTGEMLAIVPVSLANAYVFHRFSHRVNLRMAHIGSAALFGFFGLDTFLALLTGFSFWETFVEAATDAVFAVANWLGGTLPLTVDVLAVLP; this is translated from the coding sequence GTGACCGGCTTCGCGGAGATCGTCGTCGTCGCGTTCGTCGCCCAGCTCGCCGTGCTGCCGGGGGAGAAGGTGCAGTTCATCATCGCCGGGCTGTCGGCGCGCTATCACCCGCTCGTCGTCGTCTCCGCCGCGGCCACGGCGTTCGCCGGCTGGACCGCACTGGAGATCCTCTTCGGCGAGTTCCTGCTCCGTGTGCTTCCCGGCGTCTACCTCGACGTGTTCACCGGCACCCTCTTCCTCGTGTTCGCCGGACTGCTCCTGCACTCGATGCCGGAGGACGGCGACCGCAGCTTCGACAGCATCGGCACCGGCGACGAAGACGGCGTCGAGACGGACGGCGGCGTCCTCCGGTCGGTCGAGGGCCTCGACGAGACCAGGACCGTGTTCGGTTACGAGCTCCCCGCCAGCCTCGCCGCGTGGTTCCCCATCTTCGGCATGATGGCCGCCGGCGAGTTCGGCGACAAGACCCAGCTCGTCACCATCGGGCTCGCGGCCCAGTACGGTGCGACGCCGGCCATCTGGACGGGCGAGATGCTCGCCATCGTCCCGGTGAGCCTCGCGAACGCCTACGTCTTCCACCGGTTCTCCCACCGGGTGAACCTCCGGATGGCACACATCGGCTCCGCCGCGCTGTTCGGATTCTTCGGGCTGGACACGTTCCTGGCGCTGCTGACGGGCTTCTCGTTCTGGGAGACGTTCGTCGAGGCGGCCACGGACGCCGTCTTCGCCGTCGCGAACTGGCTCGGCGGCACCCTTCCGCTGACTGTCGACGTGCTGGCAGTCCTCCCGTAG
- a CDS encoding metal-dependent transcriptional regulator → MLSDVMEDYLKAIYILQERDDPPVSTSEIAEYLDVTPPTVTSMVEKLDERGFVEREKYKGVELTDEGITVALEVLRHHRLLEAYLTEHLDYDWSEVHEEADVLEHHISEEFERRVAEALGNPTVDPHGDPIPDADLSPPADAEHTRLSAHDPGTLLEISRVSDRDEDELRYLKDANITPGTVVRIVDVAPFGMVTVAVSDGGRQSLPEEIADSIRVKRVETDAVSTEEVPEA, encoded by the coding sequence ATGCTTTCCGACGTGATGGAGGACTACCTCAAGGCGATCTACATCCTCCAGGAGCGCGACGACCCGCCGGTCTCGACCTCCGAAATCGCGGAGTACCTGGACGTCACCCCGCCGACGGTGACGAGCATGGTCGAGAAGCTCGACGAACGTGGGTTCGTGGAGCGCGAGAAGTACAAGGGTGTCGAGCTGACCGACGAGGGCATCACCGTCGCGCTCGAGGTCCTGCGGCACCACCGGCTGCTGGAGGCCTACCTCACCGAACACCTCGACTACGACTGGTCCGAGGTGCACGAGGAGGCCGACGTGCTCGAACACCACATCTCCGAGGAGTTCGAGCGCCGTGTCGCCGAGGCGCTCGGCAACCCCACCGTCGACCCCCACGGCGACCCGATCCCGGACGCCGACCTCTCGCCACCGGCGGACGCCGAGCACACCCGTCTGTCCGCACACGACCCCGGAACCCTCCTCGAGATATCCCGCGTCAGCGACCGCGACGAGGACGAGCTCCGGTACCTGAAGGACGCGAACATCACCCCCGGCACGGTCGTCCGAATCGTCGACGTGGCCCCCTTCGGGATGGTCACCGTCGCGGTCAGTGACGGCGGCCGACAGAGCCTCCCGGAGGAGATCGCCGACTCCATCCGCGTCAAGCGGGTCGAGACCGACGCCGTCTCCACCGAGGAGGTGCCCGAGGCGTGA
- a CDS encoding LysE family translocator, which produces MASTLASLLAGLLFGFALASPPGPMNAIIAEESVLGGWLAGFRAGLGAFTADACFFVLAWLGVVAFVETVPTVKGVMVAAGGVLMLYFAYGAARDAMSETDFVDIDPDDDRKGFSKAFVLALTNPYQIVFWLTVGVHMLDDRTIDVFTHVPYVSETLAGTVVVQAGSPALVVGFFGGILLWVTGFPATLVAVGKRVDRFAPAVAGASAVVLALFGGFFLVDAVRTLAPV; this is translated from the coding sequence ATGGCATCGACGCTCGCCTCGCTGCTCGCGGGGCTGCTGTTCGGCTTCGCACTCGCCTCCCCGCCCGGGCCGATGAACGCGATAATCGCCGAGGAGAGCGTCCTCGGCGGCTGGCTCGCCGGCTTCCGGGCTGGCCTCGGCGCGTTCACCGCCGACGCCTGCTTCTTCGTGCTCGCGTGGCTCGGCGTCGTCGCCTTCGTCGAAACCGTCCCGACGGTCAAGGGCGTCATGGTCGCCGCCGGTGGCGTCCTCATGCTCTACTTCGCCTACGGCGCGGCCCGGGACGCGATGAGCGAGACCGACTTCGTCGACATCGACCCCGACGACGACCGCAAGGGCTTCTCCAAGGCGTTCGTGCTCGCGCTCACGAACCCCTACCAGATCGTCTTCTGGCTCACCGTCGGCGTCCACATGCTCGACGACCGCACCATCGACGTGTTCACCCACGTCCCCTACGTGAGCGAGACGCTGGCCGGCACGGTCGTCGTGCAGGCGGGCTCGCCCGCGCTCGTCGTCGGTTTCTTCGGCGGCATCCTGCTCTGGGTCACCGGCTTCCCGGCGACGCTCGTCGCCGTCGGCAAGCGCGTCGACCGGTTCGCGCCGGCCGTCGCTGGCGCGAGCGCGGTCGTGCTGGCGCTGTTCGGCGGCTTCTTCCTGGTGGACGCGGTGCGGACGCTCGCACCCGTATAG